The following are from one region of the Saccharomyces kudriavzevii IFO 1802 strain IFO1802 genome assembly, chromosome: 12 genome:
- the SKDI12G0410 gene encoding uncharacterized protein (similar to Saccharomyces cerevisiae SDC25 (YLL016W)): protein MSKSIPDAGMIRAIKTEERREVPCLQPIDVVECIYEHFTESRDKLSLRIGDMVYVLNKGSNGWWDGVLIRHCANDSSPLKLDRGWFSPSFTRSILHDSHKQQPPTDSYMEKFQAGLNVNLKLSSQLVILSRQDFLECCRNIDFKEPLVWSPTRAHAQDHGCEILYYNPDLDVYCTALPYLPQGPDPVARGPPSPAMSSKITGKKMPINALPDLFYLNDCDVTYWYDLTRLVCHYVNLTEFDLVSNDRKGFSTSLDLLSVQITYVYMLFRNLHLIDDNFRKVIKKLIYTLSKFSMKSNIWFNSNSFEERKKIVDQKDPKRKDPFLKSILSTFQKFHFLLRLLHFLSQPNEFTILPQLAPRFFKDSFSTVSWNNPFLQKNFNHRMSHDLPREMIKAVAGASGIMADNINEIPVSKHDSSSPSASSYHTPSATSRRRRRSTVLSNTSRSSSESDTIWSRRKKPYPLNEDTLNFVKARKRQFDAKLKQMIQSANECLRNTANISKMLNFEMNFKTYEEVSETIPIIDILENLDLTIFLNLRELCDREKAFDENVTIGDEDREFLNHSLSSISYILSDYFDMKQYFHDVVAKFIIVAQHLTLEDPFVFSSMQNDFPTGYYEPTKPASLTPQTARKNNKQKGDQNAESQEEEDEYEQDRDSVLLFNNLINQDEDTNDLKFFNLFHVFKSSCDDYFNVLKLVIESIKQLILERENLLNYAARMMKNDITELLLQGEEGGYGSYDESDATEKNDSNTVYTDTTTRGDDEWCKSQTLLPRYLQNEYDSELIWGPNNRIKGGSKKALISYLTNSEKRDSWFNITLLVTFRSIFTTTEFLSHLISRYNLDPPEDLCFEEYNEWVTKKLIPVKYKVVEIMATFLRQYWFPSYYEPNLATLNLDEFAQLTVKENIPGSMELLDEIDQKFKHGNRQANDPSKTSDLHTWQSNLSVPLYSTTESLLAADPIAFATQLTILEHDIYCEITIFDCLQKILKKKYAKPDDISSGLSGFVSFSNKLTNFISYSVVKEADITKRAKLLSHFIFIAEYCRRFNNFSSMTAIISALYSSPIYRLEKTWLVVMPQTRDLMHSLNKLMDPKKNFINYRKELKSLHNVPCVPFFGVYLSDLTFTDSGNPDYLVLEHGSKGTQDEKKYVNFNKRIRLVDILQEIIYFKKIHYDFVKDQTAIEGICSALEDIPHIEKQYQLSLIIEPKPKKKVVANTNSTNKSQEKSSENETGEQKSPAKKDKFAKFQLGKTKKKTPNILR, encoded by the coding sequence ATGAGCAAGTCCATACCCGATGCCGGTATGATACGTGCAATAAAGACTGAGGAACGCCGTGAGGTTCCATGCCTACAACCCATAGATGTGGTAGAATGCATATATGAGCATTTCACTGAATCGCGGGATAAACTTTCTTTGAGAATAGGTGACATGGTCTACGTACTCAATAAAGGTTCTAATGGCTGGTGGGATGGGGTTCTCATAAGGCACTGCGCTAACGATAGCAGCCCGTTGAAGCTGGACAGAGGTTGGTTCTCCCCATCATTTACACGGTCTATTTTACATGATTCACATAAGCAGCAGCCTCCGACTGATAGTTATATGGAGAAATTTCAAGCCGGCCTTAATGTGAACTTGAAATTATCAAGCCAGCTAGTAATTTTATCACGAcaagattttttggagTGTTGTCGTAATATTGATTTTAAAGAGCCACTGGTCTGGTCACCCACTCGCGCTCATGCCCAGGACCACGGCTGTGAGATACTATACTACAATCCAGATTTAGATGTATATTGTACCGCTTTACCATATTTACCACAGGGTCCGGATCCCGTAGCTCGCGGCCCACCTTCTCCTGCAATGTCATCTAAGATCACTGGTAAGAAGATGCCTATTAACGCTCTTCCTGATTTGTTTTATCTTAATGACTGTGACGTCACGTATTGGTACGACCTTACTCGTTTGGTCTGTCACTATGTTAATCTAACAGAATTTGATTTGGTAAGCAACGATAGAAAAGGTTTTTCCACTTCTTTGGATCTATTATCTGTCCAAATAACCTATGTTTATATGCTTTTCAGGAATCTTCATTTAATTGATGATAATTTTAGGAAAGttataaaaaaactaaTTTACACATTATCTAAGTTCTCAATGAAATCAAATATCTGGTTTAACTCCAACTCCTTTGaagagaggaaaaaaattgtcgatCAGAAGgatccaaaaagaaaggacCCGTTTCTAAAATCAATCTTAAGcactttccaaaaatttcattttcttctacgTTTACTACATTTCCTCTCACAACCTAATGAATTTACTATACTGCCGCAATTGGCTCCTCggtttttcaaagattcattCAGTACAGTCTCATGGAATAACCCATTTTTACAGAAAAACTTCAACCATCGGATGTCCCACGATTTACCCAGGGAGATGATCAAAGCTGTAGCAGGCGCTTCAGGAATTATGGCGGATAATATTAACGAGATCCCAGTTTCTAAACACGACAGTTCATCTCCTTCAGCATCGTCATATCATACACCATCCGCTACTTCTCGAAGGAGGAGAAGGAGCACCGTTCTCTCCAATACGTCAAGGAGTTCAAGTGAATCCGATACTATATGGTCTAGGAGGAAAAAACCATACCCACTAAATGAAGATACTCTGAATTTTGTGAAAGCTAGGAAGAGACAATTTGATGCGAAATTGAAACAGATGATTCAAAGTGCCAACGAATGCCTCAGGAACACTGCAAACATTTCAAAGATGCTGAACTTTGAAATGAATTTTAAAACCTACGAAGAAGTCAGTGAAACAATTCctattattgatattttagaaaatttagATTTAACTATTTTCTTAAACTTGAGAGAATTATGTGATAGGGAAAAAGCTTTCGATGAAAATGTCACAATTGGTGATGAGGACAGGGAGTTTTTAAACCATTCtttatcatcaatttcataCATTTTATCCGACTATTTTGACATGAAGCAATACTTCCATGATGTGGTAGCAAAATTTATAATTGTCGCCCAACATTTGACTTTAGAAGATCCGTTTGTTTTCTCCTCGATGCAGAACGATTTTCCCACCGGGTATTATGAGCCAACGAAACCAGCATCCTTGACCCCACAAACTGCcagaaaaaataacaagCAGAAGGGAGATCAAAATGCTGAAAGccaagaggaagaagacgaaTATGAACAAGATCGAGATAgtgttcttcttttcaataatctGATCAACCAAGATGAGGATACCAACGacttgaagtttttcaatctcttccatgttttcaaaagctCTTGCGATGACTATTTCAATGTGCTTAAACTGGTCATTGAATCAATAAAACAGTTAATTTTAGAGAGGGAGAACTTGTTAAACTATGCTGCTagaatgatgaaaaatgataTTACAGAGCTGCTATTGCAGGGTGAAGAAGGCGGATATGGGTCCTACGATGAAAGTGATGCCAccgaaaaaaatgattctAACACTGTTTATACGGATACGACTACTAGGGGCGACGATGAATGGTGCAAGAGTCAAACCTTACTACCGCGGTACTTGCAAAATGAGTACGATAGTGAACTAATTTGGGGCCCCAATAATAGGATCAAAGGTGGTTCTAAAAAGGCATTGATTTCTTACTTAACAAATAGTGAAAAGAGAGATTCTTGGTTCAACATCACCCTTTTAGTCACTTTTAGAAGCATTTTCACAACAACGGAGTTTTTAAGTCACTTGATCTCCCGATATAACTTGGATCCGCCAGAGGATTTatgttttgaagaatacaaTGAATGGGTgaccaaaaaattgatacCGGTGAAATATAAAGTTGTCGAAATTATGGCAACTTTTCTCAGGCAATATTGGTTCCCAAGTTATTACGAGCCCAATCTTGCAACTCTGAATTTGGACGAATTTGCGCAACTAACGGTAAAGGAAAACATACCTGGGTCTATGGAATTGCTGGATGAAATCgatcaaaaatttaaaCATGGCAATAGGCAGGCAAATGATCCGTCCAAAACATCAGATCTGCATACCTGGCAAAGTAATCTCTCGGTCCCTCTCTACTCTACTACGGAATCCCTTCTCGCTGCCGATCCAATTGCATTTGCTACTCAATTAACCATATTAGAGCACGATATTTATTGTGAAATAACTATTTTTGACTGTTTacaaaagattttgaagaagaaatatgCGAAACCCGATGATATTTCGTCAGGATTAAGTGGTTTTGTCAGTTTTTCCAATAAGTTAACAAACTTTATATCCTACTCCGTTGTAAAAGAAGCTGACATAACCAAACGCGCCAAATTGTTGTctcattttatttttattgccGAATATTGTAGAAGATTCAAcaacttttcttctatGACTGCGATTATTTCAGCATTATATTCATCACCAATTTACCGTTTAGAGAAAACTTGGCTGGTAGTTATGCCCCAAACGAGAGACCTGATGCACTCTTTAAACAAGTTGATGGAtcccaagaaaaatttcataaaTTATAGGAAAGAACTGAAATCTTTACACAATGTACCATGTGTACCGTTTTTTGGCGTTTACCTATCTGACTTAACTTTTACAGATTCTGGTAATCCTGACTATCTTGTATTGGAACACGGTTCGAAGGGTACCCAGGACGAGAAGAAATATGTAAACTTCAACAAAAGGATTAGACTTGTTGATATTTTACAAGAGATCatatatttcaagaaaatccaCTACGATTTTGTTAAAGATCAGACAGCGATTGAAGGTATTTGTAGTGCACTGGAAGATATCCCTCATATCGAAAAACAATACCAATTATCATTGATCATCGAACCAAAAcctaaaaagaaagttgtTGCGAATACCAACTCGACAAATAAATCACAAGAAAAATCCAGCGAAAACGAGACTGGTGAACAAAAATCACCCGCTAAGAAGGACAAGTTTGCAAAATTTCAACTGGGCaagacaaagaagaaaactccAAATATTCTCAGATGA